The genome window ATAAACAAACTTGctgtttctaaatatttttttgcatattGTTTTTTCAGTAAGCTAAATGGGTATCATataaccattaaaaaaacaaattaccaCTTTTTCAATATAGATGGTTCATTGTCATGGACGTCTTTCAGCATATGTAAAACTgcatttcatgttttaaaaagatgACAAATAATAAATGCTCTTCTTGTCTAAGTGTAGGACAGAAACCTTTTAGATGCTGTTTTACTGTAATTCCCATTACCTCTCACAGTTGTTTCTGGTGGCTAGGACTAGCAGTCCAACAACATGTGAAGAGCACACATTCTCCACACCGTCAGAAGTCATTAAGAGCTAATTTCACAACCCAAGACTTATGTCTAgaatccactccttaaattttGCCAGGACTTTCCTGAGAATTTTTCATGCATTGACCTGCATGAAGGAATCAGCAAAACCTCATTAGTGGTAAATgactgcagaagaagaggaaaagcaggactggaggacCCACAGCCTTTAGAAACAGGTGCTCAGGGGAAGTAGTTTTCtggggccatcaagtcaaattgCCCTTGTTTGTGTTATGTATCTATTTCCCCAACTTTAATCCTTGCAACTAGGCAGATTTACAATTTCCCAGGCAGTTATTCAGTTTCTCACTTTCCTAACATAATCTAAATGTGAATTCCCCAAATgcaaaagaataattaaaatactGGCAGTCTAGCTTCTTGGACTTGAACTACTACCTCAGCCAGAGTAGTAATGGTCAGAATAGCACATGGCAGCACACAAGACCAGAAAACAGATATTTAGAAAAGTATAGTCTGGTGAAAATGTTTTAAGATTGCCCAGTACATATCTGAAAGCACAGCCACTAGTCCTGCTTTCCACCATGAATTCATGTAAAaagaaattcatttatttatttatttttatttattttattttatttatatcccgcttatctggtcggttaagaccactctaggcggcttacagcataaaaatacacaattggaatatacatataaaagtttttaaatagtAGAAGATATTTCAACAAGATGGGGGCAAACaatgggggagagaagaaaagggggacatcaggaattgattggaggggaggcctgccgaaacatccatgtttttagttgatttttaaagatacccaacgagggagccacacgaatctcaggaggtaggttattccagaggcgaggagccactgccgagaaggcccaatttcttgtcttttccttccgggcctccctcggcattaggctccgcagcctcacctcctggctcgcacgagtgacacgggtagatcttggtggtagtaggcattccgtcaagtatcgaggccctaaaccgtttagggctttgtacgcaagcatcaacactttgaagtcgatgcagaaatggatcggcagccaatgcaatgcggccagagtgggtgagatgtgttggtattttttcactccactaagtagtctggccactgcattctgcaccacctggagtttccgcaacagcctcaatggcagcctcatgtagagcgcattacagtgatctaatctcgagattacgaacgcatgcaccaaggtagtgagcgccccaacatcgagataggaccgcagctgggctatccacctaagatgaaaaaaggcagtaaggaccaccgacgccacctgagtttccatagtgagcgctgggtccagatggatccccaagctgtggaccccatccttggcaggaagagtcacccccccaaaagagagggagtttcctaggcccccaactgtgggggcgcccactctcagtacctccgtcttgtccgagttcagcctcagcccgttctcctgcatccattgcagtaccgtccccaggcagcgctgaaggaacagaacggcatctcctgcggttggtgaaaagatgtaaagctgagtgtcatcagcatactgatgacacaaggctccacaccccctgatgaccccacccaacggcctcatatagatgttgaacagcattggggagataattgacccctgtggaaccccacaattgagactccacggggccaaaacactctccccaagctgtactctctggaggcggtcctccaagaaggaacggagccaggccagtgccaggccaccaactcccagctcagagagcctccccaggaggataccgtggtcaatggtatcaaaggctgctgagatgtcaaggaggaccagaagagacactttgcccctgtcagcctccctcaataggtcatcacacagggcgacctatgccatttctgtaccatggcacagcctgaagcccgactgaaatggatccagggcatctgtttcatccaagtgagctTGGAGCTGGTCGGCCAataccctctcaactaccttgcttaagaaagaaacattggcgacgggcctatagttgccaatttcgtccgccgccaaactgggtttcttcctaatgggcctaatgagtgtctccttgagggcagatggaaacctgccctcaaggaaagacccattaattattacaatggcccattccgttgttgtaggcctggctgctttgattagccaggccgggcaagggtcaagggaggaggtggtggcacggcagcaatcaagcaccctggccacagaatcaggcgtaacaggctgaaaggagtaaaaagttaccaggcaagacatctggacatctctgctcgactcactgtgttcaaaaaaggagagaggtcccggcggatggcctccactttagattttaaaaatgctgcaaattggtctggtgaaaaactaggggaggcccgtcactcagaccaattccggataggtcgcacactatacggaataattccgcctgctggttggacgcttcgcttatccggttagcgaagtatgctcgactagcagcctttaccttagccaggtaaaggttagtagcgaccttgaaagctatccagttataattcgtcgggtcctttctccatttgcgctctagccgtctcctaaaccgcttcaacacccggagatcctggttaaaccagggcgccaggcgggctctgcgttggagagggcatttaggtgcgatcgtgtcttaCAGCCCTAGCTGCGGCGgcaaaccagccgtcaaccagagcctcgacaggagcgccagccaggtcagctgtaacacctctcatagcatcctggaatccagccagatccagtagccttcgagggcggaccatgacaatgggtccctgctccctgcgaggggggagagccattttgagggtgcattttattaggtggtaaTCAGACCATGACAAGAGGACCAACTCGAGGTCactcaccatcggaccactctcgcttcaactggaggaaaaaaccaggtcaagtgtgtggccgcccacgtgggtggggccattgacatgttgggatatgttcaagaaggccatggtctccaagaactcaagagctggcccggaagtctctgcccccgtgtgcacgttgaaatccccccaaaccaatagcttcggggatcccaacagtgccgcggagacaaagtccaccagctccagtagggaaatggctgggttgtggggagcgcggtaacccagcaagatcccaataccatccctggccccaatcgacatgtggagagcctctagacccggctttaccacagaggagtgcctagtaacctccaagatggatttgtaaacaatggctacccccccgaccctccagtctattCATGCATGAAAAATTATGACTCAGTTGTAATTTTAATATGAAAAAAACTGCAACAATTTGTGTAATTGCTTACATACTTCTCAAACAAGTATCACCCCCAAATAAACCAAATTCCAGCAATGAACTAGCAGTATTGACATGTAAGCTCACTTGACACATAATCAGCTCAAGATGATCATGTATCACAGTTGCCTGCTTGGAGCTAAGGTGATTGGGGGGGGTGGACTATATCCAAAAACTGACAGTAAAGGACTTTCCAGAAGTAGTATGAATAGTTTGCCTGTGATTATCTGCCAAACCCAGTTTGCAGTACTTGACCAACAAAGGCTGCTCacaaagaatttttttctgaAGTGGCTAAAAGATGGTACCTGCCCTTGCCAAAAGCAGAATGCATTTCAAATAGTAATTATCTTTAGATCCAGGAGAATACATTAATTTACTGTGAATTTTAATCTAGCTGTCCACTTGGGTCAGCTATATATGCAAGCATGTAGTATGCATGTAGCACCATCATTGAATCCAGCTACACTGAATCACATAAATTCATAAGAATATATTGTAAATCTTCCAAAGTCTTGGAATGGGTAGACAACCAGGTGAAGAACCAGTTCAGGTTCCCTACAACTTCATGGGACATGATGTGTACCTGGAAATCAGTGACTGCATTTTATACATTCAAATGTCAACACTCTTTTAATCTTTGGTGTCTGTAGTCAAGGAGCAGGCGCTTCTCACTGATACAATTCACCCTTTACAAAGCCAGAAAGGAACAGtgtggtgatcaccctgctttggctcatgtagtagGTTATGTGCATACACTAATTGGAGCTGTTGGGAGTCAGAGTCTGAGGAGTTCAGTCAGGGAAAGTCAGAGAGTATGAAGTAAGAGTTtgtctgtgggagttagagagtgtgtcaGTTAGgtgttaagagtgtggaacttatagagagctaagagagttaaTAGTGAAAGAAGATATTACTAgcctatttccccgaaaataaggactaacctaaaaataagccctagtatgatttttcaggatgcttgtaatataagccctaccccaaaaataaaccccagttaagtgaaactcagccttccaccattgtgcagcaaccagaagatgccatgactgtatttgaataaatgtaggttgttgtatatgaaaaaaaaaataaaacatcccctgaaaataagccctaatgagttttttggcacaaaaaataatataaaaccctgtctcaTTTTTGGGGCAACACAGTAATCTAATGAATATATTAatgtctgtgaagaacctgtttaagcaaactgtaatcaataaacctgtgttgttcaactttatactcagctttgacctcaatctttctaattaaagggtgttcagaggtcatctggtggcagcgtaaagaacgtgtcgtgggcctcaggctagtgaaaccaCCTGGGGACACATGAGGGGCACATCACAAACAGCTTCATAAAGTAACAACAGCTGCCCTCACTAGAGCAATCAATAACATTTCTACTACGAACACTACAAATGGTTATGAAGATGTTTGCATCATTACACCATAGGTTTGAGAAGCATGCTCAGCAATAGAGTATTTTAGTACCAGAACAGGAACTGACCTCCACCCAAGGCCAACAATGGCATACATTTCCTAGATGTCAGTTACACTTTACCCAGTTAGGCAGCTGTATTTGCCATATAAACCTATTTCACAGAATCCTATTTCACAGAACCTCAGATTCTTGTGAAATCCTTGTGAAAGCTTGCAGTCAATGCTGCTGTATAGATAGTTTGTCTGAAATTCTTCCTGGTTTCCCAGATGACCTAAAGGCTGTGactaattttaacatttttgaTGGCTCACAATTAATAAATCATAAATGCTCAAGAGATTAAGATAAGAGACATTTTATTTAATCTGCAACACACATGGTTTCAATACAACATTTAAATCAGGTGAAAAGTAATACACTGAACTATCAGCAGTAGAACATTTCCATTGGAAATGTGTTAAAATTCTTGAGGACCTTGTATTACCATCTTACTGCAGTTTTCTTATGTGTTTCTAGTTTACACTCCATATGTTTTCTGCACTCATGCAAAAGCAAACCAGATTTTGAAAGGGAAGTCCATTTACTGCAAATAATCATATTTCACAGATTGACCAGCTTGGATAAGAACAAAACTTGCAGAGTTTTTCATATAAGCACACACATTTTAGAAGCCGTGAACTTTCAGCTGCTCCTCCTTAACAATGCCAACCTGTAGAAAATAAACAGATGACAGCAAGACCTTCTGTAGTTAGAGCCTCATTCttatcaatgcagaaatgaacacaTGAATTTATCACAGCCTACaagaatgggggtgggtgggagtcagCAGGCAATGATTAGAGACTATTAAAAATCATCTGCAGCAGCTTTTTATATTACACTAAAGAAAGTCAGATGGCTTAAATGCTGCCTTATATAAATCCAGCCACTCAGATATATATATCGATTCACTTGCGAATGTAATCAGGCAAGGCTGCCAAAGTCAAGCTTGTTATATTCATTCCCTTTCCCCAGCCTGATGATTCAGCTTGCAACTATTATCAGTTTAGTCAGTGCAGCAGTACTGCTCATAACTGGGTTAGTGACTCATTCAATCCTGTCATGTCACCATGTTCAGGGCCAAAGTGTTCACAATACTGGTTTAATTTAAACAAGCTTCTTGTATATTTTAACATCTGAGCTAGCAGGCTGTACTGCTAAGGCTGCAGGGACTCACCTCCAGGAGGAACTGGCAAATGTTCTTCCTCTGGTCACCTTGTAACTGGATCACTTCCCCGTATTCAGGATGTTCAATCACAGTACCATTACAGGCAAATTTCTGTAGATAAATATTTCATACACTGAGCAATAGCAAATTATGTTTGGATCACTTGCACATTAAAAATACCCAATACTTGGGCTAACTTTGTGTTTGAAACAGACCAAACTTCAAACACTGACTTAGCAGTGCTTAgaagggtttccccccccccctctggtggGGGGAACCACAGCTTCCAGAACAGGTGAAaattgtagtccccccccccaagaactttTCAAGGAGATGTTCCTAGATGTTTGGACAACAGCTCCTGGCACTCACAGAACTAAGATCAGCAATTTACCTATGTAAATTATAGGACCCGGGGGCTTCTTAGCCCAGCTTCCCATTTTCCAAATAATTATCACTCCACACATTTCTCTCAGATCTCACCACTACTTAACTGgatatagtggggtcttgacttgagaacttaatccgtattggaaggcggttctcaagtcaaaaagtctgtaggtcaagtctccattgacctacagtgcattgaaaaccgattaatcccgtaacaggccgtttttgttccattttggtttttttctggtctgtaagtcaattctcaggctgcaagtcaaacctaaattttgcagccagagaagtctgtaactcaaaaagtctgcaagtcaagccgtctgtaagttaagggtccactgtatgtgtagTACCTTTTTGCCAACGTTCCCTTTATGCTATACTCTCATAACTCATTCATTAGTCGATGTTCATCACTTCTTCTATTCACTACATTGCtaaaaatgcagaaatgaatacTAAAAATTCTTATTTGATGTTTCAAATCCATGTTTTTGCCACATAAGTGGTATTGTCAAAGATTAGTCCATAACATACTGAGGTATTTCTTTAAGCAACAAATTGCCACTAAATGTTAACTGTCTTGTGCAAAAGTGTACCTGCCTGTGTAGCTTGGATTCACTTGAAAGCAGGGATGAGCAaagttgctggactgcaactcagCACTGCTCATCACTgcctatgctggctaggactgaaaggagatgaagtccaaaacactGGCTATGGTTTATATAATATGAGACAGATCTTTGGGCTGATCTAGCTCAGCTCTTCTTATAAAACTTACAACCATCACATTTTCACTGGTACGTCTACACTGAAGCCACAACTCTCAGATGCTGATGCTTCTAGCTCAAACTCTTCAAGACCTAACAAACAATAGATCTAcctttttgaaggctttcacaagCTTCTTTTTGTCATAGTCATCTGCAATTCCTTGAACAGTAGTTAGTGTCTTTCTGCCGTTTCGTTGCTGGATCCTTATATGGATGTAGTCCTCAGTCCCTGCCGGGAGTAAGTCGTCACCCTTAGTTGCATCAGCAAAGGGGTCTGGGAATTGGGAAATTCACACAAGTTAGCCTAATGCAAATCGTCAAATTCCCACTCCTAAATGGCAGATACTGCCTTAATATACTGACCTACCTTATTCAAGCAATAGCAGCTCCTTATTATACTTATCCATACAATTGTAGGTTTAACATCATGTAAGGTAATCAATGTATTTGTGGATTTGGGTCAATTTTTCCCTCCAAGAGATGCATACTAGACCCATCCTTTTTAATAATTTGCTACAAATGAACTCAAATTTTATTCTCACCTCAATGATCGCCACAATAATTTTTTAACCATTATTTTTAGGACTTACCATCACTGATAAGGGAAAAACAGACTAGAAAACAGTACCAGCTAACAGTCCATTTGACACTTTGACAATGAGAGGGATGTTTAACAATATTGCCCTTGTACTGCAATTCTCCCCTTTAAACTCACCACATTTCTATCTTTTTGGTGTGAAGGTCTGTTTCCTGCCTGTTCCAAAGTTGAAGCCCACCAACTATCCAGATCATTCAAATTCCAACTATCTCCTTCTACTTCAGCAGATCTTGTATATTGTAGTAGTGGTGTTTGGGACCAATTCCACACACATACATTTATGAAACACCCCAGAAGTCTGTCGGACTTATCCAGTGACATATAGAAGCTGTTCTGCAACTAAACCTAGAGGGTAAAGCTTTGCCAAACTAACAAGGGGTTGCAATGGTGAGGGTAACATCCAGTACAAGCTGCAGAATCAGTGTAAAACCTGTTCTAAATGTCTGAATTTCCAATGGTTGTGATATTCAGATTGCATTGCAGCCATGCAGTTCTTTAATCATATCTGGGTTGCAACAAAAATCATATTGACTTATTCAaagatttaaatactgtatatcaaagcTCTTAAGAGGTACTAAGCCTTCATTTGGAACTGTTACGTTTCTAACAGCAAATGAGATTAGACTAGAATCTTCTCATTGACAATCTAGGGTTTTTATgttgcactggctgaaatcttcttcTGAGGCACTGAGGTATTCTGTGGCAAAATGGTGATGATATCATCAACCAGGGCATTTTTACGAGAGAGAGTACTTGGGACCCCTAGGGGCATCAGAACGTGAGGGGaaactccttaattttttttaaatgcccattGATGACACCATCACCATTACACCACAGAATACTAATGCCTCATGAAAATGATTTCATTCAGTAGACTGATGACACCATCGCCCTTATGCCATAatttacacaaacaggattttagccattgacaCGTACTTATTATATCAATTCATTAAAACTAGGCTTTAGAGTAGGAATATATTTTGTGCAGAACAGAAAAATTTAAACTGTTGATCAGTTACAGAAAGCATGAGCCCGtgaacttcaactcccatgaTCACACTGGTTGGGGCTGACAGCAGTTAGAAGACCACCTGGAGGGCAACAGGTTCTGCTTCACAGACTGAGCCAAGCAGTTTTCAAATCATCAAAACTATCTGATTCTCTATGTTCAAGACAGTAGGCAGTGAAATGCACCCTGAAGAAAATAAAGGTAACTTCCTGCCTCCCCCTACAAACTAAATTGCAACGTCACAATTCAGAGAAACGAAAAACTTATTTGTTTGGAAGTGTATAAGAAGTTTGAGTAtacaaggcaaaacaaaaaaaatagtattttagAGGAGATGCTGATGCTAGATATTGCAGGAACATTCTGCTTCCAAGATAAATGTTCTCTGAATATATCGGAAGCATAATGTCAAAGGTGACAGCAACATAAGGCAGCTCTTCTAAGGCACTAATCTTGCATCCAGATCAAAACCATGTCAGAGATAAGCACAGCCCTTTCCCTAGCTTGTTAATATTATATgaacacatttcttttaaaattttggtatGAAAGAGAATTATTAGAATCCAAAACTGAAATGTGAAATGGTAAAACCTTGATTTAGGTCTAAAATGTCAATAAGATTTTGATCCATTATCTaagaataattaataattaaatgccatcaagttgattccaacttatggcaaccttttccaggctttttagagtactcagaagtcacCTGGCAGCactctggggctgtgcaacttATCCAAAGCTGAGGAGAATTATGTAAAAAATGCACACTGATCCTTCAAAGGAAGCTGAAAAGGAAGACTcccttaaaagaaaaggaggaacagCCACCCCAATGCAGCTTCTTCACAAAAAATACAGCGTGTGTTCCCTAAGCCATGATTTCAACTGTGAACTGGCCAACTTGCAAACCTATACCAAGGCTCTCCAATACACCATTAGAAAGATTTACTCATGGAGGATCTATAGAGGATTAAAAGTTTTATGAAGCTGGCAATTGTTATTACCACAAGACGTTTCCCAATACCAGTGAAACGGAAAGAGCCACTTATTGAGTGAAATTCCGATAGTATACAATCAGTGGGCAACAACCTAAACAAGCaggtcccaaccttgggaaatcaagatgtccttggactgcaattcccagaaaccctggccagcacagccagtggtgaaggcttctgggaactgcaatctgaGAACACCTGTGTTATCCAAGGTTCGGAACCACAGTCCTATTCAATTAGCTAATATGTGGAGATAATGGGACTGCATCTTATCCAAGAATATTCTAAAAAATTGTATCCAGGAGAACAAAGACTAAGCAGTCAGCACACTGGCAAATATAATCTACATATCTGACCACATATTTCAAGGCTGACATTAAGCAATCTCATCTAGACCATCAGTTCAGGAAAACAGACCTTAAGCATTAACACCATCGATGCCAGATCAAACAGCCCAACATAGACAATATAGTTTATTTTTCTAAGAAGGCATCAGCCCTGTTGTTTATCAATAGAGACAAAGCCCAATGAGGCACATAGTGATTACATTCTTGAAACATCCACATTTTCAGGTAATATATAAGTGCAAGACAACCACAAATCTTTCAGACATATAGGCACAGATCCTGACTTTGTGTAAGGGGAAAAGGTGGAGGTAGAAAATAGGGAAGAGTTCTGTATGATATTTCTATTAATGTTCTCTTAAAGAATTCAAGCAGTGGAACAGGAAGATCCAAGCCTAACAGCTTCCAGTCTTTTACAGAATAAAAGGCAAAAGGAATAATATTAAACCATGGTCCAAATTCAATGGCCCTAGGTACCAATTTTGGATCTCAGGATGCTCTGGAGGTTGGAGActgcccaaaatggggggggggagactaacAGTAGTTGAATgtctacttgtttttttttctttcaaaaaacgATTGATGCTATACTATCTGTGACATATTTAAAGGCAAATCACTATTACTGGAGGTGAGATTCTCATCCTTCCTAGTGAAAAAGGATTTGTGGGAGGGCTAGGAGCTCCAAAAACAGCCTTTTGCCCATTCCAGCTTTCAACAAAAGGCTTCTGGGCcaaggtgggagggagagaactcTCTGCTAATGCCAAGCAGGCCAGAAAGCAAAGTCTGAAGAAGCTTAAACTGAAATATGAAGCAAtatgatatagtggatagagctAAGAGCTAGgattcagaaggcctgggttcaaattcctgctccacCTGGAcccttaaatattttacttaccttgaaaaccctattgagtCGCGGTAAGACGGGtgcgacttgacggcacataactacATACTACATACATAAAGGagtgaaacagaaagagaagcagaaagcGGACCCACTAATTGCAGCCTGTTTTTCACCACGGGTGACATAAAGAATAAAAGCCACAACAGCGGCATGTCAATGCCAGCACCGTCCCAATGCCAGGCTTTAAACAAAGGACCGCAAGACCCGAGGAAGAACCGAGGGGCAGTCGAAAGGTAAAGGGGGTCAGCACAGGAAGGTTTACAGAGGCAGGCCTTGGACCATTTCTACCTCCTTTGACGGACCTGGACTGAGAATCGCAGACACGGCGGGACCCAATCTTATTTCGCGTGCAGAGACATGGGGCAAAGGGGGGGAGGAGTTCTTTCTTACCGAAAGATTGGAGGTTCTGGATAGTGGACATGCGATTCTGTGGCTGGGCGCTGCTCGGGGGGAAAAGGCCGCGGCTGGGTTCGCCCGGGGCTCTCTCAGGTTCGGCAGTGGgatagaggaaagaaagaaatgcaaacaacTGGTGAGGCCTCGACGGCGGAGGACACCCAATTCTGGGGCGAGCAGACGGCAGCTACAGCGGCAGCACCAGCGACAGTCCCTCAGAAAATGGCCGGTACCTCCTATTTCGGCTCTCTTTCGTCCAAGATGAGGCCACGTGATTGCAGTAGGCTTCCCATCGGATTCTGGGACA of Pogona vitticeps strain Pit_001003342236 chromosome 6, PviZW2.1, whole genome shotgun sequence contains these proteins:
- the EIF1B gene encoding eukaryotic translation initiation factor 1b is translated as MSTIQNLQSFDPFADATKGDDLLPAGTEDYIHIRIQQRNGRKTLTTVQGIADDYDKKKLVKAFKKKFACNGTVIEHPEYGEVIQLQGDQRKNICQFLLEVGIVKEEQLKVHGF